From Candidatus Endomicrobium procryptotermitis:
CAAAGTCGCGGTTTGACAAAAGCGCTGAAAAAATTTCTGAAGAAGGCGGAAATTACAATCATTTAACGCTTCTTGCAAAAGATTTTAAAGGTTATCAAAATCTTATGCATATAGTAAGCATAGGTTTTACTGAAGGTTTTTATTACAAACCGCGCGTAGATAAAGAAGTATTGCGCAAATACAGCGAAGGAATAATAGCGATGTCCGGCTGTCTTGCGGGTGAAGTTGCCGCAAATCTTCTTAAAGGTAATATGACAAAAGCCGAAACCGCGGCAATAGAGTATTGTGATATTTTCGGTAAAGAGAATTTTTATATTGAAATAATGGATAATGGGCTTGAAAACCAGCAAAAAATTATTCCCGGCCTCATGGACCTTTCCAAAAGAACTGGTATCGAACTTGTCGTAACAAATGACTGCCATTTTTTAAAAAAAGAGGACGCGGAAATTCATGATATTCTGCTTTGCATAGGTACCGGTAAAACTTTAAACGATATGAATAGAATGCGTTTTGAATCGGACTTGTTTTATTACCGTTCTCCCGAAGAAATGGAAAAAGTTTTTTCGTATATTCCGCAGGCTCTGAAAAATACTTTGGCGATTGCCGAAAAAACAAACCTCAAAATAAAATCAGACCAGCTTCTTCTGCCAAAATTTCCAGTACCCGCAGAATATAAGTCCGATTCCGAATATCTTGAAAAACTATGCCTTGAAGGTTTGGTTAAAAGATATGTAAACGTAAAACCCGAACACGAAGAAAGACTTAAACACGAACTCGGAATCATAAATAAAATGGGGTTTGCTTCATACTTTTTAATAGTGTCAGATTTCATAAAGTACGCAAAAGATAACGGAGTGCCGGTAGGGCCGGGCAGAGGTTCTGGAGCCGGCGCAATGGTTGCTTATACGCTCGGAATTACCGATATATGTCCTTTGAAATACGGGCTTCTTTTTGAAAGATTTTTAAATCCCGACAGGCGTTCAATGCCAGATTTGGATATAGATTTTGCCGATTTCGGAAGAGATAAAGTGATTGAATATGTGCGCAAAAAGTACGGCGAAGAAAAATGTGCGCAGATTATAACTTTCGGTTCTATGCAGGCGCGGCTTGTGATAAAAGATGTTGCCCGCGTTATGGGCTTTACGCCTGCGGAATCAAACAATATAGCAAAACTTATTCCTTTTAATTCAAGCATTGCGGAAGCTTTACAATCTTCGCAGGATTTGGCAAAATTTGTCAAAACAGATGGCAGAATAGCAAAACTCATATCTGCGTCGCAGCGTTTGGAAGGATTAAAAAGGCATACCGGGGTGCATGCCGCAGGTATGGTTATCGCAAATGAAGAAATAATGAATTATTCTCCTTTGGCAAAAGGATCAAGAGACATAATCACAACGCAGTATGACGGAGTAGTGCTGCCGCAGCTGGGACTTCTTAAAGTTGATTTTTTGGGGTTAAGAACTCTTACTATTATAGATGAGTGTGTAAAACTCGTCAAAGAAAAAGAACCTAACTTTGATTTAAATAAAATATTTCTTGACGACACTAAAACTTATGAACTTCTTTCTGACGCCAAATCACTGGGTGTTTTTCAGCTTGAAAGCAAAGGAATGAGAGATCTTATAAGAAAACTTAGACCCTCTAACATAGAAGACATTATAGCTTTGATAGCATTGTACCGACCGGGTCCCATGGGGTCAGGCATGTTGGATGATTTTGTCGCCAGAAAACACGGCAGAAAAGAAATAGAGTATGATCACGAACTGCAAAAACCGATTCTTGCAGATACTTACGGCGTTATTTTGTATCAGGAACAAGTCATGAAAATGGCAATAGCTCTGGCCGGCTTTACCCCCGGAGAAGCCGACGGACTGCGTAAAGCTATGAGCAAAAAGATACCGGAGGTAATCGAAGCACAAAGGGAAAAGTTTGTCAACGGCGCGCAGCAAAAAGGTGTTGACAGAAAAATTGCGAATAAGATTTATGACAATATTTACGCTTTTGCAGGTTATGGATTTAACAAATCACATTCTGCAGCATATGGAATGCTCTCTTATCAAACCGCTTATTTAAAAGCCAACTATCCTTTAGAATATTTGGCGGCACTTCTTAATTCCGAGATAGGACGTTCAGCCGTAAAAGATAATGAAGAAAGCAGGCTTGTAACTTATCTTGCCGATGCCGAATCTTTCGGCATAAAGATACTTCCTCCAGATGTTCAGCATTCAAATGGAAAGTTTAAAGCCGAAGGGAAAAATATACGTTTTGGGCTTCTGGCGGTAAAAAATGTCGGAGAAGGCATAACCGAATCAATTGAACGGACAAGAAATGAAGGCTGTATATTTAAAGACTGGGATGAATTTTTGCAGCGCATAGATTTAAAATCCACAAATAAAAAGGCTCTTGAAAGCCTTGCCAAAGCTGGCGTT
This genomic window contains:
- a CDS encoding DNA polymerase III subunit alpha, which produces MAEFVHLHNHTEYSLLDGACRLIDDKGKPGELFNLIAKEYKMPALAITDHGNMYGAMEFYWAAKESGIKPIIGCEIYVAPKSRFDKSAEKISEEGGNYNHLTLLAKDFKGYQNLMHIVSIGFTEGFYYKPRVDKEVLRKYSEGIIAMSGCLAGEVAANLLKGNMTKAETAAIEYCDIFGKENFYIEIMDNGLENQQKIIPGLMDLSKRTGIELVVTNDCHFLKKEDAEIHDILLCIGTGKTLNDMNRMRFESDLFYYRSPEEMEKVFSYIPQALKNTLAIAEKTNLKIKSDQLLLPKFPVPAEYKSDSEYLEKLCLEGLVKRYVNVKPEHEERLKHELGIINKMGFASYFLIVSDFIKYAKDNGVPVGPGRGSGAGAMVAYTLGITDICPLKYGLLFERFLNPDRRSMPDLDIDFADFGRDKVIEYVRKKYGEEKCAQIITFGSMQARLVIKDVARVMGFTPAESNNIAKLIPFNSSIAEALQSSQDLAKFVKTDGRIAKLISASQRLEGLKRHTGVHAAGMVIANEEIMNYSPLAKGSRDIITTQYDGVVLPQLGLLKVDFLGLRTLTIIDECVKLVKEKEPNFDLNKIFLDDTKTYELLSDAKSLGVFQLESKGMRDLIRKLRPSNIEDIIALIALYRPGPMGSGMLDDFVARKHGRKEIEYDHELQKPILADTYGVILYQEQVMKMAIALAGFTPGEADGLRKAMSKKIPEVIEAQREKFVNGAQQKGVDRKIANKIYDNIYAFAGYGFNKSHSAAYGMLSYQTAYLKANYPLEYLAALLNSEIGRSAVKDNEESRLVTYLADAESFGIKILPPDVQHSNGKFKAEGKNIRFGLLAVKNVGEGITESIERTRNEGCIFKDWDEFLQRIDLKSTNKKALESLAKAGVFDVFGKDKLEIRASLLKSIDSSVDKAAKIKMEKESAQGFLFDTAETISNELSLQKVKPLESFEALEYEKEVLGFYLSGHPLTPRKRELIAYSNYRLDNLPVPKEDIDIKDAQIVRIAGMISSIKKMISKARKEAYAKFKLEDLHGSVEVILFPKSFERYQRYLTANNVVVIRGRLTGSEGQVEIIVEDMMTIDEAKVKFQPNCGEVHIKISTTRYDDDLSKQLTKVFKEHKGKAKVFLDLEDPVHGDYALETEYMSDCSDTFIASVEKIIGSPDVVELHYTN